A section of the Arabiibacter massiliensis genome encodes:
- a CDS encoding DEAD/DEAH box helicase family protein, which yields MAFTDITGKVKTSRPVVPQIYAYTTPEIARHDGWTKIGYTEQDVRARVRQQTHTANVNAVIEWHGNATYEDGSGTFRDTDFHGYLKKLDIVNEPGTEWFEIDPHPAKIRFYEFRENHGILDAPSTIAYQLRGEQEKAVRQTADYARHHECGEYLWNAKPRFGKTLTSYDLCCKLSAQKILIVTNRPAIANSWYDDYVKFIGTESGLVFISSADALQGKPYCLSRDEYLINLRNGGPKGFIEFVSLQDLKGAIEFGGKFDKLDHVAQLEWDVLIIDEAHEGVDTFKTDVAFDHIERKFTLHLSGTPFKAIANEKFPDDAIFNWTYADEQQAKRDWEDPELPNPYSDLPKLNMFTYQMSDIVMDEVQRGVDIDGDTVEYAFDLNEFFATNANGYFVHNEDVDRFLDALTTQKKFPFSTPELRKELRHTFWMLNRVDSAKALAKKLHQHEVFRDYEIVLAAGDGKLEDEDEFVKAFDKVRGAIATFDRTATLSVGQLTTGVTVPEWTAVLMLSNMKSPSLYMQAAFRAQNPCLFSNDDGFLRKENAYVFDFDPARTLTIFEEFANDLYTDTASGGGTLDDRKRRIRTLLNFFPVIGEDENGEMVELDAERVLSIPRKIRSREVVRRGFMSDFLFQNISNVFHAPAEVLEVLQKFEPFKAPNEDLGVTRDIIDELDLNDDCEIEIPQEQVVGLAEGLFGDKVYGDIANDLDGVIDSIVIEESDDPDDAFLAQLQETFGSSLAAPLMEAAKQNYGSDMKALQQRKVERRIRADVDIKLNREVGSFAIEKNRIEKDRKAELDLAQTQSEAYDINRKHDERLENARQKLVSNLKDSRDELVKSAGEVVVREVETAKKEAKKQTIEGGIRDHLRGFSRTIPSFLMAYGDEGTTLETFDRIIPADVFQEVTSVTVDQFRLLRDGGDLANPETGELVHFAGQLFDPVVFNDSVKEFVNLRTRLANYFDGSLDEDIFDYVPPQKTNQIFTPRNVVVQMVDLFERENPGCFDDPEHTFADMYMKSGLYITEIIKRLYSSEPMKRLFPDDRVRLDHILENQVFGIAPTEIIYQIATHYILGYKGEVGGSCKTNFVKADAAELAKKGELAEFVEQTFGEKLKHWLN from the coding sequence ACACCGATTTTCACGGGTATCTGAAAAAACTCGACATCGTTAATGAGCCTGGTACTGAATGGTTCGAGATCGATCCCCATCCTGCGAAAATACGTTTCTACGAGTTCCGGGAAAACCACGGCATCTTGGACGCGCCGTCTACTATCGCCTATCAACTTCGTGGCGAGCAGGAGAAGGCGGTGAGACAAACTGCTGATTATGCACGTCATCACGAATGCGGCGAGTATCTGTGGAACGCGAAGCCGCGCTTTGGTAAGACGCTCACAAGTTACGATCTGTGCTGCAAGCTCAGCGCACAAAAAATTCTCATTGTAACGAACCGCCCTGCGATAGCTAATTCTTGGTACGACGACTACGTGAAGTTCATAGGCACCGAGTCGGGACTCGTTTTTATCAGCTCTGCGGATGCTTTACAAGGTAAACCCTATTGCCTTTCGCGTGATGAGTACCTCATCAATCTGCGTAACGGTGGTCCAAAAGGCTTCATCGAATTTGTGAGTTTGCAAGACCTAAAGGGTGCCATTGAGTTCGGCGGCAAGTTCGACAAGCTTGACCATGTTGCACAGCTTGAGTGGGATGTGCTCATCATCGACGAGGCGCACGAAGGTGTGGACACGTTCAAGACCGATGTTGCGTTCGACCATATCGAGCGAAAGTTCACTCTGCACCTATCCGGCACGCCTTTCAAGGCAATTGCGAACGAGAAGTTTCCCGACGATGCCATATTCAACTGGACCTATGCGGATGAGCAGCAAGCGAAGCGTGATTGGGAAGATCCCGAGCTGCCAAACCCCTACTCTGATCTGCCCAAGCTCAACATGTTTACCTACCAGATGTCCGACATAGTTATGGACGAAGTGCAACGCGGTGTGGACATCGACGGCGACACGGTGGAGTACGCCTTTGACCTGAACGAATTCTTTGCAACCAACGCCAACGGTTACTTCGTTCATAACGAAGACGTTGACCGCTTTCTTGATGCGCTTACTACGCAGAAAAAGTTTCCGTTCTCGACGCCCGAACTTCGCAAGGAGTTGAGGCATACATTCTGGATGCTCAATCGCGTGGACTCCGCCAAGGCACTCGCGAAAAAGTTGCACCAGCATGAAGTGTTTAGGGATTACGAGATTGTGCTCGCTGCTGGAGACGGCAAACTCGAGGACGAAGACGAGTTCGTCAAGGCGTTCGACAAGGTACGCGGGGCGATTGCCACTTTTGATAGAACCGCCACCCTCTCTGTTGGACAGCTGACTACCGGTGTCACTGTCCCCGAGTGGACGGCTGTTCTTATGCTCTCGAACATGAAAAGTCCCTCGCTCTACATGCAAGCGGCTTTCCGCGCTCAAAACCCTTGCTTGTTCAGCAATGATGACGGCTTCCTTCGTAAAGAGAATGCTTACGTTTTCGACTTCGATCCTGCCCGTACGCTCACGATTTTCGAGGAGTTCGCCAACGATCTCTACACCGACACGGCTTCGGGTGGTGGAACACTCGATGACCGTAAGCGGCGCATCCGAACACTGTTGAACTTTTTCCCGGTCATTGGCGAAGACGAGAACGGTGAGATGGTCGAGCTTGATGCCGAGCGCGTTCTTTCAATCCCGCGCAAAATTCGTTCACGCGAAGTTGTTCGTCGCGGCTTCATGAGCGATTTCCTTTTCCAGAATATCAGTAATGTATTTCATGCGCCTGCGGAGGTGCTTGAGGTTTTGCAAAAATTCGAGCCCTTCAAAGCTCCCAATGAGGATCTCGGCGTGACGCGTGACATTATCGATGAACTTGATCTCAACGATGACTGCGAAATCGAGATCCCACAAGAGCAGGTTGTCGGTCTAGCGGAAGGGTTGTTTGGTGATAAGGTTTACGGCGACATCGCCAACGATCTTGATGGCGTCATAGATTCCATCGTCATCGAAGAATCGGACGATCCTGATGATGCTTTTCTCGCCCAGCTTCAAGAGACGTTTGGGAGCAGCTTAGCCGCGCCGCTCATGGAAGCTGCCAAGCAAAATTATGGCAGCGACATGAAGGCACTGCAACAGAGGAAGGTGGAGCGACGCATCAGGGCCGATGTTGACATCAAGCTCAACCGCGAGGTTGGCAGCTTCGCCATTGAGAAAAACCGTATCGAGAAGGATCGCAAAGCAGAGCTTGATTTGGCTCAAACACAGAGCGAAGCCTACGACATCAACCGAAAGCATGATGAGAGACTTGAAAATGCACGCCAGAAGCTTGTAAGCAATTTGAAGGACTCCCGTGACGAGCTGGTGAAGAGTGCTGGCGAGGTGGTGGTTCGTGAGGTAGAAACCGCTAAGAAAGAGGCTAAAAAACAGACTATTGAGGGCGGTATCCGCGATCACCTGCGAGGGTTTTCGCGGACGATACCGTCGTTTCTCATGGCGTATGGCGATGAGGGCACAACGCTTGAAACCTTCGACAGGATCATTCCTGCCGACGTTTTTCAAGAGGTGACAAGTGTGACTGTTGATCAGTTCCGCTTATTGCGCGACGGAGGGGACTTGGCCAACCCTGAAACAGGAGAACTTGTTCACTTCGCCGGACAGCTGTTTGATCCGGTGGTGTTCAATGACTCGGTTAAAGAATTTGTCAACCTGCGTACTCGGCTTGCAAACTATTTTGATGGGTCGCTCGATGAGGATATCTTCGACTACGTTCCCCCGCAGAAGACTAATCAGATCTTCACCCCACGCAATGTTGTTGTGCAGATGGTCGACTTGTTCGAGAGGGAGAACCCCGGATGCTTCGATGACCCGGAGCATACCTTTGCGGATATGTACATGAAATCGGGCCTTTATATCACTGAGATCATAAAGCGCCTGTATAGCAGCGAGCCGATGAAGAGATTGTTTCCGGATGATCGCGTGCGTCTTGATCATATCCTCGAGAACCAGGTTTTCGGCATTGCTCCGACTGAGATCATTTACCAGATCGCGACGCACTACATCCTGGGATACAAAGGTGAAGTGGGTGGAAGCTGCAAAACGAATTTCGTCAAAGCGGATGCCGCAGAGCTTGCCAAAAAGGGCGAGCTCGCCGAGTTCGTGGAACAAACTTTTGGCGAGAAGCTGAAACATTGGCTCAATTGA
- a CDS encoding AAA family ATPase yields the protein MASANREYTKMSIHCHLGGLDADCKIDTPICHEPRFELTTAYEEINEAHQEGYTLLAQTNSNCVDAASWLLARKYAQSQGIELLPGTEINLKNWEDEGILHVVVVFPPTANVLQLQMKMRDICIANGENCFEINQLCDLLCESRAVICIHGIKQDNRSIRGNPQMAKELVGLNHYFPVAFEDNKSFHKDVLVESIKEFLAERQVDWLKKAADVSAVDRKRFSDIQSPTYIWAGNTFEDLYYCVLTGASRIVREEDIVTRPSFIARIKIDGSEQMTQSDISCSQGLNCIIGPSGSGKTLLLDILKYKMKSEHLTETTSSKPNYSSIYKSEHIHLFGPDGNELDPTFGFEVIEGENLYQKVLRAYQGNRAELMRELGLEVDTSQYSEMIQEFETKANHYLRKLQEIQHSQLRAATALAQVKSAHLFVCANDTKHVDVIAYNQDSSIKTKVEILGADKKTCETDLLSATKAFKELKEIAERQGFSSGLINQLDSLANAYLTQLMSKITCIKQCIDSLIFKQKRQSLLFSACQVYNGQVSKQFEQVTEKKQLIGDKLEELAQSLLSSKAGTYKLSAPSLNPKKLADSLALKSTNDAAKLEIHIIPLIVFREDLKNIFPSNIATRAAGKARISAFEGPYDLSKEESVTNLLDIFFSEGVLDGLSISLPVEEAISYSIKLEDEEGIFRPIDEFSAGMLSKVYVSYFLDSAISNAGSNTIILYDQPESNMEKAFLIDTLADKFSKLRRTHQIFVATHEPLLVVNADANEIILATNEKKVNQPNQIFYENRSFVGINGRSSLIEDVAGLIDGGTGAVRHRSEVYEGMKK from the coding sequence ATGGCTTCTGCGAATCGCGAATACACAAAGATGTCCATCCACTGCCATCTCGGCGGTCTAGATGCCGATTGCAAAATAGACACACCGATTTGCCATGAACCTCGGTTCGAATTAACTACTGCATATGAGGAAATAAACGAAGCACATCAAGAGGGATACACTCTCCTTGCCCAAACGAATTCAAATTGCGTCGATGCGGCCTCTTGGTTGCTTGCAAGGAAATATGCACAATCGCAAGGAATTGAGCTCTTGCCTGGCACCGAGATCAATTTGAAGAATTGGGAAGACGAGGGCATCCTCCATGTTGTAGTGGTGTTTCCGCCAACAGCAAACGTACTGCAGCTTCAAATGAAAATGAGAGACATATGTATCGCCAATGGAGAGAATTGCTTCGAGATAAACCAACTTTGCGACCTTCTGTGCGAGAGCAGAGCCGTCATCTGCATTCACGGAATAAAGCAGGATAACAGATCAATTCGCGGTAACCCCCAAATGGCAAAAGAGCTGGTAGGGCTGAATCATTACTTTCCGGTAGCGTTTGAAGACAATAAAAGCTTTCACAAGGATGTGCTTGTCGAAAGCATTAAAGAGTTTTTAGCCGAACGACAGGTCGATTGGCTAAAGAAGGCTGCAGACGTTTCAGCAGTAGATAGAAAACGATTCTCCGATATACAGTCTCCGACTTACATTTGGGCCGGGAACACTTTTGAAGATCTCTATTACTGCGTTTTGACGGGCGCTTCAAGAATCGTACGAGAAGAGGACATTGTCACAAGGCCCTCATTCATAGCTCGAATTAAAATTGACGGCAGTGAGCAAATGACCCAGTCAGATATCTCTTGCTCTCAGGGTCTAAATTGCATCATTGGACCATCAGGAAGCGGCAAAACTCTCCTACTGGATATCCTGAAGTACAAAATGAAATCGGAACACCTTACCGAGACCACCTCAAGCAAGCCCAACTATTCTTCCATCTACAAATCCGAGCACATTCATTTATTTGGACCAGACGGCAACGAGCTCGACCCCACCTTTGGATTTGAAGTAATCGAAGGCGAGAATCTATACCAAAAAGTATTGAGGGCGTATCAAGGCAACCGTGCAGAGCTGATGCGAGAATTGGGTCTCGAAGTTGACACGAGTCAGTATAGTGAAATGATTCAGGAGTTTGAAACCAAAGCGAATCATTATTTGCGCAAACTCCAAGAGATACAGCATTCACAATTGCGCGCAGCGACAGCTCTCGCACAAGTCAAAAGTGCGCACTTGTTTGTCTGCGCAAACGACACTAAACACGTGGACGTTATTGCATACAACCAGGATTCCTCCATCAAGACCAAAGTTGAAATCCTTGGCGCAGACAAGAAAACATGCGAGACTGACTTGTTAAGTGCCACGAAAGCGTTCAAAGAATTAAAAGAAATCGCCGAGAGGCAGGGATTTTCTTCAGGGTTGATTAACCAGCTCGATTCTCTTGCAAATGCCTACCTAACGCAGTTAATGTCGAAAATCACTTGCATCAAGCAGTGCATTGACAGTCTGATCTTTAAGCAAAAGCGCCAATCACTCCTTTTTTCTGCCTGTCAGGTATACAATGGACAAGTTAGCAAGCAGTTTGAGCAAGTAACCGAAAAGAAACAATTAATTGGCGACAAATTGGAAGAGCTAGCCCAGTCGCTTCTCTCATCAAAAGCCGGTACCTACAAATTGTCTGCTCCGTCGCTTAACCCAAAGAAGCTTGCCGATTCTCTCGCTCTCAAAAGCACCAACGATGCAGCAAAACTCGAAATCCATATCATTCCTTTAATTGTTTTCCGCGAAGATCTGAAAAACATCTTTCCGAGCAATATTGCAACAAGAGCAGCTGGCAAAGCAAGAATTTCAGCTTTCGAAGGCCCTTACGATCTTTCCAAAGAAGAGAGCGTCACCAATCTGCTGGACATTTTCTTTAGCGAAGGAGTGCTAGATGGTCTTTCAATATCATTGCCGGTCGAAGAAGCAATTTCTTATAGCATTAAGCTAGAGGATGAAGAAGGGATCTTTAGGCCCATTGACGAATTCTCGGCAGGAATGCTCAGCAAGGTATACGTATCCTATTTCCTCGATTCTGCGATTTCCAACGCCGGAAGCAACACAATCATCCTTTACGATCAGCCAGAATCGAACATGGAGAAAGCTTTCCTGATAGACACGTTGGCCGACAAGTTCTCAAAGCTTCGAAGGACGCATCAGATTTTTGTGGCAACCCATGAACCCCTCCTTGTCGTCAACGCTGACGCAAATGAGATCATCCTTGCCACGAATGAAAAGAAAGTCAATCAGCCTAATCAGATTTTTTACGAAAACCGCTCATTCGTTGGAATCAATGGACGCTCCTCTCTGATTGAAGACGTGGCGGGATTAATTGACGGAGGAACCGGTGCCGTAAGGCATCGCAGCGAAGTTTATGAAGGGATGAAGAAGTAA
- the guaA gene encoding glutamine-hydrolyzing GMP synthase encodes MSINPSDQLVIVVDFGAQYGQLIARRVRDLHVYSEIVPCDVSATEVRAMAPAAIILSGGPASVYAEDAPSIDAGIFELGIPVLGFCYGQQIMAVTLGGTVGHTDAGEYGAAQLTRCDEGASALYGETPAEQTVWMSHRDAVSRVPEGFVVTASTGTCPVASMECAERQLFATQFHPEVRHTPHGDELLANFLFGICGLEANWTMEGIIDDAVEAIREQVGGDRVILGLSGGVDSSVVAALCAKAIGRQLTCVFVNHGLLRKNEPEEVEAVFTKQFDVDFVHVHAEDRYAALLADVVEPEEKRRIIGSQFWEEFFAVAQDLAEGGRPVKFLAQGTIYPDIIESGARKTGGKASTIKSHHNLIPFPEGVHFDLIEPLDHFFKDEVRALGRALGLPDHIVDRQPFPGPGLAIRIIGTVTRDKLAVLKEADAIVREELDAYNADGGNVWQYFAVLPDIKSVGVMGDERTYGYPIILRAVESSDAMTADWAKLPYDLLARVSSRIVAEVPGVNRVAYDITSKPPATIEWE; translated from the coding sequence GTGTCCATCAACCCATCCGACCAGCTGGTTATCGTCGTCGACTTCGGAGCGCAGTACGGGCAGCTCATCGCCCGCCGCGTGCGCGATCTGCACGTGTACTCGGAGATCGTGCCGTGTGACGTGAGTGCGACCGAGGTGCGTGCGATGGCGCCGGCGGCCATCATCCTGTCGGGCGGGCCCGCGAGCGTGTACGCCGAGGACGCGCCGTCCATCGATGCGGGCATCTTCGAGCTGGGCATTCCGGTGCTGGGCTTCTGCTACGGACAGCAGATCATGGCCGTGACGCTAGGTGGCACCGTGGGCCACACCGATGCCGGGGAGTACGGCGCCGCGCAGCTTACACGCTGCGACGAGGGCGCGTCGGCGCTGTACGGCGAGACTCCTGCCGAGCAGACCGTGTGGATGAGCCACCGCGACGCCGTATCGCGAGTGCCGGAGGGGTTCGTCGTGACGGCTTCGACCGGCACGTGCCCCGTGGCCTCGATGGAGTGCGCTGAGCGGCAGCTGTTTGCGACGCAGTTCCACCCCGAGGTGCGCCACACGCCCCACGGCGACGAGTTGCTGGCGAACTTCCTGTTCGGCATCTGCGGGCTTGAGGCGAACTGGACGATGGAGGGCATCATCGACGACGCGGTGGAGGCCATCCGCGAGCAGGTGGGCGGCGACCGAGTGATTTTGGGCTTGTCGGGTGGCGTTGATTCGTCGGTGGTGGCTGCGCTGTGCGCGAAGGCTATCGGACGGCAGCTGACCTGTGTGTTTGTGAACCACGGGCTGCTACGCAAGAACGAGCCCGAGGAAGTGGAGGCCGTGTTCACGAAGCAGTTCGACGTGGACTTCGTGCACGTGCACGCCGAGGATCGCTACGCGGCGCTCTTGGCCGACGTCGTTGAGCCCGAGGAGAAGCGGCGCATCATCGGCTCGCAGTTCTGGGAGGAGTTCTTCGCGGTGGCGCAGGACCTGGCTGAAGGCGGCCGACCGGTGAAGTTTCTGGCACAGGGCACCATCTACCCCGACATCATCGAGAGCGGCGCGCGCAAGACCGGCGGCAAGGCGAGCACCATCAAGAGCCACCACAATTTGATACCGTTCCCCGAGGGCGTGCACTTCGACCTAATCGAGCCGTTGGACCACTTCTTCAAGGACGAGGTGCGCGCGCTGGGGCGGGCTCTCGGGCTGCCCGACCACATCGTCGACCGCCAGCCCTTCCCGGGCCCCGGCCTGGCCATCCGCATCATCGGCACCGTGACGCGCGACAAGCTGGCCGTGCTGAAGGAGGCCGACGCCATCGTCCGCGAGGAGCTGGACGCGTACAACGCCGACGGCGGCAACGTGTGGCAGTATTTCGCCGTGCTGCCCGATATCAAGAGCGTAGGCGTCATGGGCGACGAGCGCACCTACGGCTACCCCATCATCCTGCGCGCCGTAGAGAGTTCGGACGCCATGACCGCCGACTGGGCAAAACTCCCCTACGACCTGCTAGCAAGAGTGAGCAGCCGCATAGTAGCCGAAGTCCCCGGAGTAAACCGAGTAGCTTACGACATCACGAGTAAACCCCCCGCGACGATCGAGTGGGAGTAA
- a CDS encoding DUF5655 domain-containing protein, which produces MGDIKLFSINPTVRPVELKAAKLEKGIQQLIEKNMEAFFGVRFLQSEYVINHAGEYESQGGRIDSLGIDENNCPIVFEYKRDSNENVINQGLFYLDWLMDHRADFWRLVFDKLGKKVADSIDWSSPAVYCIAGSFGKYDLHAIKQMNRNIRLVRYAKNDEIILFEFLNAPSTATSVAMLEEGTSGKKYVDRTYAEQLAGAPEKLREVVDEVRHFMASLGDDVSENELKFYLAIKKVRNIVCVEVNQKRVILHLALDPSTIEETSLVKDCSNKGHWGTGDVEASLTSLADLEEVKPLLERAYLEN; this is translated from the coding sequence ATGGGAGATATCAAGCTGTTCTCGATCAATCCGACCGTGCGACCCGTCGAGCTGAAGGCCGCGAAGCTCGAGAAGGGCATCCAGCAGCTCATAGAGAAGAACATGGAAGCTTTCTTCGGGGTCAGATTCCTCCAAAGCGAGTACGTCATCAACCACGCGGGCGAGTACGAAAGCCAAGGCGGCCGAATCGACAGCCTCGGCATAGACGAGAACAACTGCCCGATCGTGTTCGAGTACAAGCGCGATTCGAATGAGAACGTCATCAACCAAGGCCTCTTCTATCTGGATTGGCTGATGGACCATCGTGCAGATTTTTGGCGGCTGGTGTTCGACAAGCTGGGCAAGAAGGTGGCTGACTCGATTGATTGGAGCTCGCCTGCGGTGTACTGCATAGCGGGTTCGTTCGGGAAATACGACCTCCATGCGATCAAGCAGATGAATCGCAACATCAGGCTCGTCCGCTATGCGAAAAACGACGAGATCATCCTGTTCGAATTCCTCAACGCGCCGTCGACCGCCACGTCTGTCGCGATGCTGGAGGAAGGGACGTCCGGCAAAAAATACGTGGACAGAACGTACGCCGAGCAGCTGGCGGGAGCGCCCGAGAAGCTTCGCGAAGTGGTGGACGAGGTTCGGCACTTCATGGCTTCGCTCGGCGACGACGTGTCCGAAAACGAGTTGAAATTCTACCTCGCTATCAAGAAGGTGCGCAACATCGTATGCGTCGAGGTGAACCAGAAGCGCGTCATCCTGCATCTGGCGCTCGACCCCTCGACGATCGAGGAGACGAGCCTCGTCAAGGATTGCTCGAACAAGGGCCATTGGGGGACGGGGGATGTCGAAGCGAGCCTTACGTCCTTGGCGGATCTCGAGGAAGTCAAACCGCTGCTCGAGCGGGCTTACCTGGAGAACTGA
- a CDS encoding LysR family transcriptional regulator, giving the protein MELHQLRYASCVARLGSVGKAAEELYISKQAISKAIRSLEGELGFVIFDREEGMRLTDEGRKLILHADAVLRELGEIDLLASARTSASSSREALRVAFKSFPLDYLFFNGENETFALVSEFVARTPGCELATFKLSDAATLKAVQEGLVDVGFVQGEYKREGIKSVPVSMMETRAITLEGNPLCEKAPLAVGDLKGVPVRSPFDFDLFTNRFIARCQSSGFEPRFHEVPLDDESIDAFCRAGGVHLQPYAPAMKAKFPQCVFMPFRPQDRDDLPLCMVYDERSIGPLALKLVNFVRGNVRVR; this is encoded by the coding sequence ATGGAGCTGCATCAGCTGAGGTACGCGTCGTGCGTGGCTCGTTTGGGGAGCGTGGGGAAGGCGGCCGAGGAGCTCTACATCTCCAAGCAGGCCATCTCCAAGGCCATCCGCTCGCTCGAGGGCGAGCTGGGCTTCGTCATCTTCGACCGCGAGGAGGGCATGCGCCTTACCGACGAGGGCCGCAAGCTTATTCTCCACGCGGACGCGGTGCTGCGCGAGCTCGGCGAGATCGACCTGCTCGCCAGCGCGCGCACGAGCGCCTCCTCCTCGCGCGAGGCGCTGCGCGTAGCCTTCAAGTCGTTCCCGCTCGACTACCTGTTCTTCAACGGGGAGAACGAAACGTTCGCCCTCGTGAGCGAGTTCGTCGCGCGCACACCGGGCTGCGAGCTGGCCACTTTCAAGCTTTCCGATGCGGCCACGCTCAAGGCCGTGCAGGAAGGCTTGGTGGACGTCGGCTTCGTGCAGGGCGAGTACAAGCGCGAAGGGATCAAGTCCGTCCCCGTCTCTATGATGGAGACGCGCGCCATCACGCTCGAGGGCAACCCCCTGTGCGAGAAGGCGCCTCTCGCTGTCGGGGATCTCAAAGGCGTCCCTGTTCGCAGCCCCTTCGACTTCGACCTGTTCACGAACCGGTTCATCGCCCGCTGTCAAAGCAGCGGCTTCGAGCCGAGGTTCCACGAGGTGCCGCTTGACGACGAGTCCATCGACGCATTCTGCCGCGCCGGCGGCGTGCACCTCCAGCCCTACGCACCCGCCATGAAGGCGAAGTTCCCCCAATGCGTTTTCATGCCGTTTCGGCCGCAGGATCGCGACGACCTCCCCCTGTGCATGGTCTACGACGAGCGCTCCATCGGCCCGCTCGCCCTCAAGCTGGTCAACTTCGTCCGAGGCAACGTGCGCGTGCGGTGA
- a CDS encoding FAD-binding protein, with translation MLPSQKSPAEAPLAGLSRRSFVKGGFAAGAAALGGLALGGCAPQSASGAAGSKEAPRQTDEITARLAERVQGADLPDAAPILPVEPPATWDDEADVVIVGVGGGGIVATAFLAQQGLKVIGIEKEGMVGGASRHACTFANVFGGSKDQNELGFAVPTFPPDAKAFIRMYEEQNAYSIDEKFLENQLLMSGPACDWIMEQDGMNMECMGPIWHDADVHSGKQSVVLGMDNPTNAMEAVALAAGADIRLSTKCERLVADGGRVAGVVAKGPDGSERFVKASKGVILCAGGFGMNRDLIRAYLPSAYEGTVQGGPMPSHTGEAFRMGLGMGADFSGFDSWSCWEGAIDEETAGGDGQFWHYFWHGERQLFHNPWLLIDKRGNRQPYFAATQELFANPGGQMGDLSNCAAWMSAVGHHVYSICDSNFPTTVFEKDVLTDEGTDRNRIPITDPSTLIDTKGLVTADWLAEVDEAVARGAVKKADTLEELADMLLLDRDVLTRAVKEYNELCAKGVDEEMSTPYDPTWLHPVQDPPFYGAIVGSQMAKTMCGLRTDEHLQVMREDGSLIPGLYANATTAGGLSGEGNYGCFWNSTVFGGVGTSWITGWIAAKSLLDNEG, from the coding sequence ATGTTGCCATCGCAGAAATCCCCAGCGGAAGCTCCTCTCGCCGGGCTCTCCCGCAGGTCGTTCGTGAAGGGAGGCTTCGCGGCAGGTGCCGCCGCGCTCGGCGGCCTCGCGCTCGGCGGCTGCGCGCCGCAGAGCGCCTCGGGGGCAGCAGGGTCGAAGGAGGCACCTCGCCAAACCGACGAGATCACCGCACGGCTCGCCGAACGCGTGCAGGGAGCCGACCTTCCCGACGCCGCGCCCATCCTGCCGGTCGAACCGCCGGCAACCTGGGACGACGAGGCCGACGTAGTCATCGTCGGCGTGGGCGGCGGCGGTATCGTGGCCACGGCGTTCCTCGCGCAGCAGGGCTTGAAGGTTATCGGCATCGAGAAAGAGGGCATGGTCGGAGGGGCAAGCCGCCACGCCTGCACGTTCGCGAACGTGTTCGGGGGCTCGAAAGACCAGAACGAGCTGGGCTTCGCCGTGCCCACGTTCCCGCCTGACGCGAAGGCCTTCATCCGCATGTACGAAGAGCAGAACGCGTATTCCATCGACGAGAAGTTCCTCGAAAACCAGCTTCTCATGTCGGGCCCGGCATGCGACTGGATCATGGAGCAAGACGGCATGAACATGGAGTGCATGGGGCCCATCTGGCACGATGCGGACGTCCACAGCGGCAAGCAGAGCGTAGTTCTCGGCATGGACAACCCCACGAACGCCATGGAGGCCGTAGCCCTGGCGGCGGGTGCCGACATCCGCCTGTCCACGAAGTGCGAGAGGCTCGTCGCCGACGGAGGCCGCGTGGCGGGCGTCGTCGCGAAGGGACCCGACGGCTCTGAGCGGTTCGTCAAGGCGTCGAAAGGCGTCATCCTGTGCGCGGGCGGCTTCGGAATGAATCGCGACCTCATCCGCGCCTACCTGCCGAGCGCCTACGAGGGCACGGTACAGGGCGGCCCCATGCCGTCCCACACGGGCGAGGCGTTCCGCATGGGCCTCGGCATGGGCGCCGACTTCTCCGGCTTCGACTCGTGGAGCTGTTGGGAAGGCGCCATCGACGAGGAGACGGCGGGCGGCGACGGCCAGTTCTGGCACTACTTCTGGCACGGCGAGCGGCAGCTGTTCCACAACCCGTGGCTCCTCATCGACAAGCGCGGCAACCGCCAGCCGTACTTCGCGGCCACGCAGGAGCTGTTCGCCAACCCGGGCGGGCAGATGGGAGACCTCAGCAACTGCGCGGCGTGGATGTCTGCCGTGGGGCACCACGTGTATTCCATCTGCGACTCGAATTTCCCGACTACCGTGTTCGAGAAGGACGTGCTGACCGACGAGGGAACCGACCGCAACCGTATCCCTATCACCGACCCCTCCACGCTCATCGACACGAAGGGCCTCGTGACGGCCGACTGGCTCGCCGAGGTTGACGAGGCGGTGGCGCGCGGCGCTGTGAAGAAGGCCGACACCCTCGAGGAGCTGGCCGATATGCTGCTGCTCGACCGCGACGTGCTGACGCGCGCGGTGAAGGAGTACAACGAGCTGTGCGCCAAGGGCGTCGACGAGGAGATGTCCACGCCGTACGACCCCACGTGGCTGCACCCCGTGCAGGATCCGCCGTTCTACGGAGCCATCGTGGGCAGCCAGATGGCGAAGACCATGTGCGGCTTGCGCACCGACGAGCATCTGCAGGTCATGCGCGAGGACGGCTCGCTCATCCCTGGCCTGTACGCCAACGCGACCACGGCCGGCGGGCTGTCGGGCGAGGGCAACTACGGCTGCTTCTGGAACTCGACGGTGTTCGGCGGCGTGGGCACGAGCTGGATCACCGGGTGGATCGCGGCGAAGTCGCTCTTGGACAACGAGGGGTAG